From Megalobrama amblycephala isolate DHTTF-2021 linkage group LG8, ASM1881202v1, whole genome shotgun sequence, the proteins below share one genomic window:
- the tsfm gene encoding elongation factor Ts, mitochondrial: MALYSLFRSVRSEVVKGCLTQHVQSLYTSCPSLAADKALLLKLRKSTGYTFINCKKALEKFNNDITQAESWLHEHAQKEGWSKANKLEGRKAKEGLIGLIKGGNAAVMVEVNCETDFVARNEKFQQLVKDVALSIMAHHCSKKQTGYFKSELSSEDISKLHIPDGPSLADQVALTIGRLGENIGMRRAISLVVPSDWHIGSYVHGMVPGQVGIDMGRYGSLVVFQGGPKEGTDTLGRKLGQHVVGEAPVSLGNMDDIPCGESETRLLPQTFLPDPKYTVGQYLISQDARVLDFIRYKCGESTSQEE, from the exons ATGGCTTTATATTCTTTATTTCGATCTGTCAGGTCTGAAGTAGTCAAG GGATGCCTCACGCAGCATGTTCAGTCTCTCTACACCAGCTGCCCGAGTTTAGCAGCGGATAAAGCACTTCTCTTGAAATTACGCAAATCTACGGGCTACACCTTCATCAACTGCAAAAAGGCACTGGAGAAATTCAACAATGACATTACACAG GCAGAAAGCTGGCTGCATGAACATGCACAAAAGGAGGGCTGGAGTAAAGCAAACAAACTGGAAGGTCGGAAAGCCAAGGAGGGGCTGATTGGTCTCATTAAGGGTGGCAATGCAGCTGTCATGGTTGAG gTGAACTGTGAGACAGATTTTGTGGCAAGGAATGAGAAATTTCAGCAGTTGGTGAAGGATGTTGCTTTGTCAATAATGGCTCATCACTGCAGCAAAAAGCAGACAGGGTATTTTAAG AGTGAGCTGTCTTCTGAGGACATTTCAAAGCTCCACATTCCTGACGGACCCTCACTGGCAGATCAGGTAGCCTTGACTATAG GGCGATTGGGTGAGAACATTGGCATGCGGCGAGCCATATCACTTGTCGTGCCCTCTGATTGGCATATTGGCTCATACGTTCATGGGATGGTTCCTGGGCAGGTTGGCATTGATATGGGGCGCTATGGATCGCTAGTTGTTTTTCAAGGTGGACCTAAGGAAGGGACAGACACTCTGGGAAGGAAGCTGGGGCAACATGTAGTGGGTGAAGCACCTGTTTCTCTAGGCAACATGGACGATATACCATGCGGTGAATCTGAGACGAGACTTTTGCCCCAGACCTTCCTCCCAGATCCCAAATACACCGTGGGACAGTACCTGATTTCACAGGATGCACGTGTGCTAGACTTCATACGTTACAAGTGTGGAGAGAGCACCAGTCAAGAGGAGTGA
- the endou gene encoding LOW QUALITY PROTEIN: uridylate-specific endoribonuclease A (The sequence of the model RefSeq protein was modified relative to this genomic sequence to represent the inferred CDS: deleted 1 base in 1 codon) has product MKVILILFLTITLTSQGYSDSLEFSLASVTDAEIKSLSETLYKLDYNRATASELVIDPQTLISSSETGSKNDLSSRPLFKQVSSTLLSKPTYKALLNLLDNYKRMTGEVEDVPSQEVQEQDTFLQQTMNTDLGKELYKFLNSKGAYSSQSEFIQDLKMMWFGLYSRSSGKLDSSGFEHIFVGEIKSGKVSGFHNWLQFYQLEKQGLLNYYSHSFDGPWTTYPDVLGMQFNWDGYFKEVGSAFIGCSPEFDLAIYSLCYITRPGKRCYVSLGGQTLGIQTYTWDNSSYGDGKKYIASAYPATP; this is encoded by the exons ATGAAGGTCATCCTCATCCTCTTTCTCACCATCACCCTGACCTCTCAGGGCTACAGTG attcTCTGGAATTCT CATTAGCCAGTGtcactgatgctgagatcaagTCTCTATCTGAGACGCTGTACAAGTTAGACTATAACAGGGCCACAGCCTCAGAGCTGGTTATTGATCCTCAGACACTGATCTCTTCTTCTGAGACCGGCTCCAAGAATGACCTCTCATCACGCCC aTTGTTCAAGCAAGTTAGTAGTACCTTGCTCTCCAAACCCACATATAAAGCTCTGCTGAATCTACTGGACAACTATAAAAGGATGACAGGAGAAGTGGAGGATGTGCCGTCGCAAGAAGTGCAGGAACAGGACACTTTCCTCCAGCAGACCATGAACACTGACCTGGGCAAGGAGCTCTACAAATTCCTCAACTCTAAAG GTGCATACTCATCACAGAGCGAGTTTATCCAGGATCTGAAGATGATGTGG TTCGGCCTTTACTCTCGATCTAGTGGAAAGCTGGACTCCAGCGGGTTTGAGCACATCTTTGTGG GAGAAATTAAGAGTGGTAAGGTGTCTGGTTTCCACAACTGGCTGCAGTTTTATCAGTTGGAGAAACAGGGACTCCTGAATTACTACAGCCATAGTTTTGATGGCCCT tgGACCACATATCCTGACGTATTGGGAATGCAGTTTAATTGGGATGGCTATTTCAAAGAGGTTGGTTCTGCCTTTATTGGCTGTAGTCCTGAATTTGATCTGGCTATCTACAGTCTCTGCTACATTACCCGCCCTGGCAAAAG GTGTTATGTGAGTTTAGGAGGACAGACTCTGGGCATTCAGACCTACACATGGGACAATAGCAGCTACGGGGATGGAAAGAAGTACATTGCCTCTGCTTACCCTGCCACACCTTGA
- the sumf1 gene encoding formylglycine-generating enzyme: protein MASLLNSSVLFLLILAAHCDIGDIVLEQRTQSLESQDTDCGCQGLKREIAVDVSDENKLEHQDDTNIYSKTANESPHTTEPDVRTKMVLLQGGWFMMGTDDPGIPQDGEGPQRRVKLDPFYIEEHEVTNQQFQRFANQTGYITEAERFGDSFVFEGLLSEEVKSTLSHAVAAAPWWSPVKGADWRHPEGPDSTIEHRMNHPVLHVSWADAQAYCHWAKRRLPTEAEWELACRGGLQNRLYPWGNKLMPKGQHYANLWQGDFPNHNTAEDGYANTSPVMSFPANGFGLYDMVGNAWEWTADWWSVHHTIEDRYNPKGPESGTDRVKKGGSYMCHKSYCYRYRCAARSQNTPDSSASNLGFRCVSDADP from the exons ATGGCATCACTATTGAACAGCTctgttttatttctattaattttGGCAGCGCATTGTGATATAGGCGACATCGTGCTCGAACAGAGGACACAGTCTTTAGAGTCGCAGGATACGGATTGTGGTTGTCAGGGACTGAAAAGGGAGATTGCTGTTGATGTAAGTGATGAAAACAAACTGGAACATCAAGATGATACAAATATATACTCCAAAACAGCAAACGAAAGTCCACACACGACAGAGCCTGATGTACGTACTAAG atGGTGCTTCTGCAGGGAGGTTGGTTTATGATGGGAACGGATGACCCAGGAATACCACAGGATGGAGAAGGGCCACAGAGAAGAGTGAAGCTGGACCCTTTTTACATTGAAGAGCATGAAGTCACAAACCAGCAGTTCCAACGCTTCGCCAACCAGACAGGATACATCACAGAG GCTGAGCGTTTTGGAGACTCTTTTGTTTTTGAGGGCCTGCTGAGTGAGGAGGTGAAGAGCACTCTGTCACATGCG GTGGCTGCTGCTCCTTGGTGGTCACCAGTGAAAGGTGCAGACTGGAGACACCCAGAAGGACCAGATTCAACCATAGAGCACAG GATGAATCACCCTGTTCTGCATGTGTCATGGGCTGATGCACAGGCATACTGTCACTGGGCCAAACGCAGACTTCCTACTGAAGCTGAGTGGGAGTTGGCCTGTAGGGGAGGACTTCAGAATAG GCTGTACCCATGGGGAAATAAACTAATGCCTAAAGGGCAGCACTATGCTAACCTGTGGCAGGGAGATTTCCCTAATCACAACACAGCAGAGGACGGCTATGCTAACACATCACCG GTGATGTCATTTCCTGCTAATGGCTTTGGTCTGTATGACATGGTGGGGAATGCGTGGGAGTGGACGGCAGACTGGTGGAGTGTACATCACACTATAGAAGACAGATATAATCCT AAAGGACCAGAATCAGGGACAGACAGAGTCAAGAAAGGAGGGTCCTACATGTGCCACAAG TCTTACTGTTACAGATACAGGTGTGCAGCCCGTAGTCAGAATACCCCGGATAGTTCTGCGTCTAACCTGGGCTTCCGCTGCGTCTCTGATGCTGATCCATAA